In Mycobacterium gallinarum, a single window of DNA contains:
- a CDS encoding YiaA/YiaB family inner membrane protein has protein sequence MNTLNAPSNNTAAFFLQAAIAFGVSLLGVLGGIVFLPLDMWQRMFLAMTVLFLVTSAFTLAKVIRDQEEAATIRVRLDEARMEKLLAEHNPFTTST, from the coding sequence ATGAACACTTTGAATGCTCCGTCGAATAACACCGCCGCGTTCTTTCTGCAGGCCGCCATCGCGTTCGGCGTCAGCCTCCTTGGCGTACTCGGCGGGATCGTCTTCCTGCCCCTGGACATGTGGCAACGGATGTTCCTCGCCATGACGGTCCTGTTCCTGGTCACCAGCGCGTTCACCCTGGCGAAGGTCATTCGAGATCAGGAAGAAGCCGCCACCATTCGAGTTCGGCTGGACGAGGCGCGAATGGAAAAGCTACTGGCAGAACACAATCCGTTCACCACGTCCACCTGA
- a CDS encoding TetR/AcrR family transcriptional regulator yields the protein MTTASRPRATRARRSTRPSGDDRELAILTTLESLLEDRPLADISVDDLAKGAGLSRPTFYFYFPSKDAVLLTLFERILAEADATFEGRADDYAGNPARAWHDSIYAFFEPLRTHLAVVLAGVGATATNAELRELWSTFMQKWVDRTAAVINAERARGAAPDTVPAQDLAAALNLMNERTMFASYTGQRPSIAEDSALDTVVHVWITSIYGKTPQ from the coding sequence GTGACCACCGCCAGCCGACCGCGCGCCACACGCGCCCGTCGTTCGACCCGACCGTCCGGGGACGACCGTGAGCTGGCGATTCTTACAACACTGGAGAGTCTGCTCGAGGATCGCCCGTTGGCCGACATCTCGGTCGACGACCTCGCCAAGGGAGCGGGTCTGTCCCGGCCGACGTTCTACTTCTACTTCCCGTCCAAGGACGCGGTACTGCTGACGCTGTTCGAAAGGATTCTCGCCGAGGCCGACGCCACCTTCGAGGGTCGGGCCGACGACTACGCCGGCAACCCGGCGCGCGCTTGGCACGACAGCATTTACGCCTTCTTCGAGCCTCTGCGCACTCACCTGGCCGTGGTGCTCGCCGGCGTCGGGGCCACCGCGACCAATGCGGAATTGCGCGAACTCTGGTCGACCTTCATGCAGAAATGGGTCGACCGCACCGCTGCTGTCATCAACGCCGAACGTGCCCGCGGCGCAGCCCCGGACACCGTGCCTGCCCAGGACCTCGCCGCCGCCCTCAACTTGATGAACGAGCGGACCATGTTCGCCTCGTACACGGGCCAACGCCCGTCGATCGCCGAAGACTCCGCGCTCGACACCGTTGTCCACGTCTGGATCACCAGCATCTACGGCAAGACCCCCCAATAG
- a CDS encoding potassium channel family protein encodes MRIGIAGAGAIGRSVAQELLGYGHKVLLIEHNVRHYEPHTVPDADWLLADACELTSLEDAGIQTCDVVIAATGDDKVNLTASLLAKTEFGVDRVVARVNDMRNAWLFTESWGVDVAVSAPAALVAAIEGAIDIGHVVRLMELRQGQVSLAKLTLPDGDPLVGQRMRDLPLLENAALAIVIRESGIVFPKPDDVLEAGDEMLFFAGGAQNQVSALVQGATERRGGR; translated from the coding sequence ATGCGCATCGGCATCGCGGGTGCCGGGGCGATCGGTCGCTCCGTCGCCCAGGAACTGCTCGGCTACGGCCACAAGGTGTTGCTGATCGAGCACAACGTTCGCCACTACGAACCGCACACTGTGCCGGACGCGGACTGGCTGCTGGCCGACGCGTGCGAGCTGACCTCACTCGAGGACGCGGGGATCCAGACCTGCGACGTGGTGATCGCCGCGACCGGCGACGACAAGGTGAACCTGACGGCCTCGCTGCTGGCCAAGACCGAGTTCGGTGTCGACCGAGTGGTGGCGCGCGTCAACGACATGCGTAATGCGTGGCTGTTCACCGAGTCATGGGGTGTGGACGTCGCCGTCTCGGCACCCGCGGCCCTGGTCGCCGCGATCGAGGGCGCCATCGACATCGGCCATGTCGTGCGGCTGATGGAACTGCGCCAGGGACAGGTGAGCCTGGCGAAACTGACGCTGCCCGACGGCGATCCACTGGTCGGTCAGCGGATGCGCGATCTGCCGCTGCTGGAGAACGCCGCGCTGGCGATCGTGATCCGGGAGAGCGGGATCGTGTTCCCGAAGCCGGACGACGTGCTCGAGGCCGGTGACGAGATGCTGTTCTTCGCGGGCGGCGCCCAGAATCAGGTGTCCGCGTTGGTCCAGGGCGCAACGGAGCGGCGCGGCGGGCGATGA
- a CDS encoding SulP family inorganic anion transporter, whose amino-acid sequence MIAAVGDLARLLPNRRDYAELGSSWRRDILAGVTVGVVALPLALAFGISSGVGAAAGLITAVVAGLVAAVFGGSHVQVSGPTGAMAVVLAPVVAQFGLASVALVTVLAGILVLAAGLTGLGRAVTFIPWPVIEGFTLGIAAIIFLQQIPAALGQGIPAGSRTLSAAWAAVSHIEWASAAKTLGVVGVVAVSMVILPRLHRGIPESLTAVVVVTLAVAAFGISVASIGELPSRLPTPVLPHADGAAMRTLVGAALAIAALAAIESLLSARVAATMAPTGPYDPDRELVGQGLASVASGAFGGMPATGAIARTAVNVRSGARTRVSAIVHSLVLLAVVYLATGPVSAIPLSALAGVLMVTSFRMISAGTVRKILRSTRSDALTFILTAAITVCFDLVEAVEIGIVVAAFFALRAVARRSSVVREDLPDVYRPGDEQIALLRLDGAMFFGVAERISSAIVDADHPHTSVVIIRMSQLGMLDATGAHTLAQICTELEARGITVIIKGVRDEHMDLLTNVGVFETLRHENHLLDSLDEAIRHARTHVARQPH is encoded by the coding sequence GTGATCGCCGCAGTCGGCGATCTCGCCCGCCTGTTGCCTAACCGACGCGACTATGCGGAACTGGGGTCGTCGTGGCGCCGTGACATCCTGGCCGGCGTCACCGTCGGTGTCGTCGCGCTGCCGCTGGCGCTGGCATTCGGCATCAGCTCCGGAGTCGGCGCGGCCGCCGGGTTGATCACGGCGGTGGTGGCCGGCCTGGTCGCCGCAGTCTTCGGCGGTTCGCACGTGCAGGTTTCGGGGCCGACGGGTGCGATGGCTGTGGTCTTGGCACCCGTCGTCGCCCAATTTGGCCTGGCCAGCGTCGCGCTGGTGACGGTGCTCGCCGGCATACTCGTCCTCGCCGCCGGCCTGACCGGCCTCGGCCGGGCGGTCACCTTCATCCCGTGGCCCGTCATCGAGGGATTCACGCTCGGCATCGCGGCGATCATTTTCCTGCAACAGATACCCGCCGCGCTCGGGCAAGGCATTCCGGCCGGTAGCCGCACACTGAGCGCCGCGTGGGCCGCCGTCAGTCACATCGAATGGGCATCCGCGGCGAAAACCCTTGGTGTCGTTGGGGTTGTCGCCGTTTCGATGGTGATACTGCCCCGCCTGCACCGCGGTATTCCGGAATCGCTCACAGCCGTGGTTGTCGTGACGTTGGCCGTCGCGGCGTTCGGCATCTCGGTGGCCAGCATCGGCGAACTGCCTTCGCGCCTGCCCACACCCGTACTGCCACATGCTGACGGGGCCGCCATGCGCACGCTGGTGGGTGCCGCATTGGCGATCGCTGCGCTGGCGGCAATCGAATCACTCTTGTCCGCACGGGTCGCCGCGACCATGGCACCCACGGGTCCCTACGATCCCGACCGCGAGTTGGTCGGCCAGGGCTTGGCTTCGGTCGCCTCGGGTGCGTTCGGCGGTATGCCCGCGACCGGTGCCATCGCGCGTACCGCCGTCAACGTCCGCTCCGGCGCGCGCACGCGAGTCTCGGCGATCGTGCATTCGCTCGTATTGCTCGCTGTCGTATATCTCGCGACGGGACCGGTGTCGGCAATCCCGTTGTCCGCGTTGGCAGGTGTACTCATGGTGACCTCGTTCCGGATGATCTCGGCGGGCACTGTCCGCAAGATCCTGCGATCCACCCGGTCGGACGCATTGACGTTCATCCTCACCGCCGCAATCACGGTGTGCTTCGATCTGGTGGAGGCCGTCGAGATCGGCATCGTCGTCGCGGCATTCTTCGCGTTACGTGCCGTGGCGCGGCGCAGCAGCGTCGTCCGCGAGGACCTTCCGGATGTCTACCGCCCCGGCGATGAACAGATCGCTCTTCTGCGACTTGATGGCGCAATGTTTTTCGGCGTGGCTGAACGTATCTCGAGCGCGATCGTCGACGCCGATCATCCCCATACATCCGTGGTGATCATCCGGATGTCTCAGCTGGGCATGCTGGATGCCACCGGCGCGCACACGCTCGCGCAGATCTGCACCGAGCTGGAAGCTCGCGGCATCACGGTGATCATCAAGGGCGTTCGGGACGAGCACATGGACTTGCTGACCAACGTCGGTGTCTTCGAGACCCTTCGTCACGAGAACCATCTGCTGGACTCGCTCGATGAAGCGATCCGCCACGCTCGCACCCATGTGGCCCGTCAGCCGCACTGA
- the dinB gene encoding DNA polymerase IV, producing MFVSRVGSTAQPSATILHADLDSFYASVEQRDDPALRGRPVIVGGGVVLAASYEAKAYGVRTAMGGRQARGLCPHAIVVPPRMSAYSEASHAVFEVFHDTSPIVEPLSVDEAFLDVSGLLRVSGTPVEIGAQLRTAVRERVGLPITVGIARTKFLAKVASQEAKPDGLLLVPPDRELAFLHPLPVRRLWGVGAKTAEKLHAHGIETVADVAELSESTLSSLLGGAMGYRLFALSRNIDRRRVVTGVRRRSVGAQRALGRRGNTMSDAEVDAVVVNLVDRITRRMRKAGRTGRTVVLRLRFDDFSRATRSHTMPRATASTDMILDAARTLVTSAAPLIAERGLTLVGFAVSNIDRDGAQQLELPFPPAPAHDVIALDDAVDQVRKRYGNAAVMRGVLLGRDPGLEMPHLPD from the coding sequence ATGTTCGTGTCCCGAGTCGGATCGACGGCTCAGCCGTCGGCGACGATCCTGCACGCTGATCTCGACTCCTTCTACGCATCGGTCGAGCAGCGTGACGACCCCGCGCTGCGCGGCAGGCCGGTGATCGTCGGTGGCGGCGTTGTGCTCGCCGCCAGCTACGAGGCCAAGGCCTACGGAGTTCGCACTGCGATGGGCGGGCGGCAGGCGCGCGGCCTGTGCCCGCACGCGATCGTCGTGCCGCCGCGGATGTCGGCGTATTCCGAAGCCAGTCACGCGGTATTCGAGGTGTTCCACGACACCTCGCCCATCGTCGAGCCGCTGAGTGTGGACGAGGCGTTCCTCGATGTCTCCGGCCTACTTCGGGTCTCCGGCACCCCGGTGGAGATCGGCGCGCAACTACGCACGGCGGTGCGCGAGCGGGTGGGGCTGCCGATCACCGTCGGCATCGCCCGCACCAAGTTCCTGGCCAAGGTCGCCAGCCAGGAGGCCAAACCCGACGGCCTGCTACTCGTTCCGCCGGACCGTGAGCTCGCCTTCCTGCATCCGCTGCCGGTGCGACGGCTCTGGGGGGTCGGCGCCAAGACCGCTGAAAAGTTGCACGCACACGGCATCGAGACCGTCGCTGACGTCGCCGAGTTGTCGGAGTCGACGCTGTCGTCGTTGTTGGGCGGGGCGATGGGCTATCGGCTGTTCGCGTTGTCCCGCAACATCGACCGCCGGCGGGTCGTGACGGGTGTGCGACGCCGTTCGGTGGGTGCGCAGCGCGCCCTGGGCAGGCGTGGCAACACGATGTCGGACGCGGAGGTCGATGCCGTCGTCGTCAACCTCGTCGACCGGATCACCCGCCGCATGCGCAAGGCCGGCCGCACCGGACGAACTGTGGTGCTGCGCCTGCGTTTCGACGACTTCAGTCGCGCGACCCGGTCCCACACCATGCCGCGGGCAACCGCGTCGACCGACATGATTCTCGACGCCGCACGCACGCTCGTCACGTCGGCCGCCCCGCTGATCGCCGAACGCGGCCTGACCCTCGTGGGTTTCGCCGTGTCCAACATCGACCGCGACGGCGCACAGCAACTGGAGCTGCCGTTCCCGCCCGCACCCGCCCACGACGTCATCGCGTTGGACGACGCCGTCGACCAGGTGCGGAAGCGCTACGGCAACGCCGCCGTGATGCGCGGCGTCCTGCTCGGGCGCGATCCGGGGCTCGAGATGCCGCACCTGCCGGACTGA
- a CDS encoding PHP domain-containing protein, with the protein MDPVIALRQIAYYKDRAREDPRRVMAYRNAADIVEALTDAERDRHGAANSWQSLSGIGPKTAKVIAQAWAGGEPDVLVELRSNAVDLGGGDLRTALRGDLHVHSNWSDGSAPIEEMMLAAMELGHEYCALTDHSPRLRVANGLSPERLREQLDVIDEIRELVAPMRILTGIEVDILDDGSLDQEDELLERLDVVVASVHSKLSMDSTAMTRRMLKAVANPHTDVLGHCTGRLVTGGRGVRPESKFDAEKVFTACYDNGTAVEINSRPERRDPPTRLLNLALEIGCVFSIDTDSHAPGQLEFLGYGAQRALDAGVPAERIVNTWPADKLLDWTSS; encoded by the coding sequence ATGGATCCGGTCATCGCCCTGCGCCAGATTGCCTACTACAAGGACCGGGCGCGGGAGGACCCCCGCCGGGTGATGGCCTACCGGAACGCCGCCGACATCGTCGAGGCGTTGACGGATGCCGAGCGTGATCGTCACGGCGCGGCCAACAGCTGGCAGTCGCTGTCGGGCATCGGGCCCAAGACCGCGAAGGTCATCGCGCAGGCCTGGGCTGGCGGCGAACCCGACGTGCTTGTCGAATTACGCTCGAACGCAGTCGATCTCGGGGGCGGCGATCTCCGCACCGCCCTGCGCGGCGATCTGCATGTGCACTCGAACTGGTCCGACGGTTCGGCGCCGATCGAGGAGATGATGCTGGCGGCAATGGAATTGGGCCATGAGTACTGCGCGCTGACCGATCACTCGCCGCGGCTGCGCGTGGCCAACGGGCTCTCACCCGAGCGACTACGCGAACAACTGGACGTGATCGACGAGATCCGCGAGTTGGTCGCGCCGATGCGCATTCTGACCGGAATCGAGGTCGACATCCTCGACGACGGGTCGCTCGACCAGGAGGACGAACTGCTCGAGCGCCTCGACGTCGTGGTGGCCAGCGTGCATTCCAAGCTGTCCATGGATTCGACCGCGATGACCCGTCGCATGCTCAAGGCCGTGGCCAATCCGCATACCGATGTTCTGGGCCACTGCACCGGACGGTTGGTGACCGGCGGTCGAGGTGTGCGGCCCGAATCGAAGTTCGACGCCGAGAAGGTCTTCACCGCGTGTTACGACAACGGCACGGCCGTCGAGATCAACTCGCGGCCCGAGCGTCGGGATCCGCCGACCCGCCTGCTGAACCTCGCGCTCGAGATCGGCTGCGTCTTCTCCATCGACACCGACTCGCACGCGCCGGGACAGCTTGAGTTTCTGGGCTACGGTGCACAGCGTGCGCTGGACGCGGGGGTGCCGGCCGAGCGGATCGTCAATACGTGGCCGGCCGACAAGCTGTTGGACTGGACCAGCTCGTAG
- a CDS encoding LLM class F420-dependent oxidoreductase, with protein MRFAFKTSPQNTTWSDMLAVWKAADDIEVYESGWTFDHFYPIFSDSTGPCLEGWVTLTALAQATQRLRVGVLVTGIHYRHPAVLANMAAALDIVSDGRLELGIGAGWNEEESGAYGIELGSIKERFDRFEEACEVLTSLLSKETTTFDGTFYQLKDARNEPKGPQQPHPPICIGGSGEKRTLKITARYAQHWNFVGGPPQEFARKRDVLAGHCADIGRDPTEIMLSAHVRLGEDRDYGRVVEEAAALGAEGLDLAIIYLPPPYDPAVLEPLANEIRASGLLSSKD; from the coding sequence GTGAGATTCGCATTCAAGACTTCCCCGCAGAACACCACGTGGTCCGACATGCTTGCCGTCTGGAAGGCCGCCGACGACATCGAGGTCTACGAGTCCGGCTGGACCTTCGACCACTTCTATCCGATCTTCTCCGACTCGACGGGGCCGTGCCTGGAGGGCTGGGTCACGTTGACCGCGCTGGCCCAGGCAACACAGCGGCTGCGCGTGGGTGTGCTCGTCACCGGCATCCACTACCGTCACCCCGCCGTGCTCGCGAATATGGCTGCGGCACTGGACATCGTCTCCGACGGCCGCCTGGAACTCGGCATCGGCGCCGGGTGGAACGAAGAGGAGTCCGGGGCCTACGGGATCGAACTCGGCTCGATCAAGGAACGCTTCGATCGGTTCGAGGAGGCGTGCGAGGTGCTGACGAGCCTGCTGTCCAAGGAGACGACGACGTTCGACGGAACGTTCTATCAGCTCAAGGATGCTCGCAACGAGCCCAAGGGCCCCCAGCAACCGCACCCGCCGATCTGCATCGGCGGCAGCGGCGAGAAGCGCACCCTGAAGATCACCGCCCGCTACGCGCAGCACTGGAACTTCGTCGGCGGTCCGCCGCAGGAATTCGCCCGCAAGCGCGATGTGCTCGCCGGGCACTGCGCGGATATCGGCCGGGATCCCACGGAGATCATGCTGTCGGCTCATGTCCGATTGGGCGAGGACCGTGATTACGGCAGGGTCGTCGAGGAAGCCGCGGCGCTGGGCGCGGAGGGTCTGGACTTGGCGATCATCTACCTACCACCGCCGTATGACCCCGCCGTTCTCGAGCCGCTCGCCAACGAGATCAGGGCGTCGGGACTGCTGAGTAGCAAAGATTAG
- a CDS encoding ArsR/SmtB family transcription factor: MPHPFSSGPELPLYEIKANLFKALAHPARIRVLEILSASDRATSVGEILADTELEPTLLSQHLAVLKRHHVVTAQRVGNAVYYELAHPKISELLVIARSFLTDVLGAHRDQWEALQRLPPLGRDQ, translated from the coding sequence ATGCCGCATCCCTTCTCAAGTGGTCCCGAGCTACCGCTCTACGAAATCAAGGCCAACTTGTTCAAGGCGCTCGCCCATCCGGCGCGCATTCGGGTGCTCGAGATCTTGTCGGCCAGCGACCGAGCCACGTCGGTCGGTGAGATCCTCGCCGACACCGAGCTGGAACCGACCCTGTTGTCCCAGCACCTCGCCGTACTCAAGCGGCACCACGTTGTCACCGCGCAGCGCGTCGGCAACGCGGTGTACTACGAGCTCGCGCATCCCAAGATCTCCGAACTGCTCGTCATCGCGAGGAGTTTCCTCACCGATGTCCTCGGTGCGCACCGCGACCAGTGGGAAGCGCTGCAGAGACTCCCGCCCCTTGGTCGTGACCAGTGA
- a CDS encoding flavin-containing monooxygenase yields MSEHLDVVIVGAGISGISAAWHLQDRCPTKSYAILERRDNLGGTWDLFKYPGIRSDSDMFTLGFRFKPWTSDKAIADGPSIMSYLKETVAEYGIDKHIRYGHRVLGADWSDADNCWTVRVETDGQEREITASFLFAASGYYNYDQGYSPEFAGGDDFEGTIIHPQHWPEDLDYTGKKIVVIGSGATAVTLIPALANSGAGHVTMLQRSPTYIGALPDVDPFTVQTNKMLPTKVAYVLNRWKSILFQFAQYRISRRFPNFMRKQLMTMAQRRLPEGYDVQKHFGPRYNPWDERLCLAPNGDLFKTIKKGKADVVTDTIERFTKTGIRLTSGDELEADIIVTATGLNLQLFGGAEISRNGVPIELNETMAYKGTMLTHMPNMAFTIGYTNASWTLKADLVSEFFCRVINYMDAKGFDTVEPQHPGDRVDEAPLMDFTPGYVLRALDYLPKSGHIAPWRLKQNYLLDLRLIRRGKVDDEALKFSKHRARVTASA; encoded by the coding sequence ATGAGCGAACACCTCGACGTCGTCATCGTGGGAGCCGGCATCTCCGGCATCAGCGCCGCCTGGCACCTGCAGGACCGCTGCCCGACCAAGAGCTACGCGATCCTGGAGCGTCGCGACAACCTCGGCGGCACCTGGGACCTGTTCAAGTACCCCGGCATCCGCTCGGACTCCGACATGTTCACCCTCGGCTTCCGGTTCAAGCCGTGGACGTCGGACAAGGCCATCGCCGACGGGCCGTCGATCATGTCGTATCTGAAGGAGACGGTCGCCGAGTACGGCATCGACAAGCACATCCGTTACGGCCACCGGGTCCTCGGCGCGGACTGGTCGGACGCCGACAACTGCTGGACCGTCCGCGTCGAGACCGACGGCCAGGAGCGTGAGATCACCGCCTCCTTCCTGTTCGCGGCCAGTGGCTATTACAACTACGACCAGGGTTACTCGCCGGAGTTCGCGGGGGGCGACGACTTCGAGGGCACGATCATCCACCCGCAGCACTGGCCCGAGGACCTCGACTACACGGGCAAGAAGATCGTCGTCATCGGCAGTGGCGCGACCGCGGTGACTCTGATTCCGGCCCTTGCCAATTCAGGCGCAGGGCATGTCACGATGCTGCAGCGCTCGCCGACATACATCGGTGCGCTGCCCGACGTGGATCCGTTCACCGTCCAGACGAACAAGATGCTGCCGACCAAGGTGGCGTACGTCCTCAATCGTTGGAAGAGCATTCTGTTCCAGTTCGCGCAGTACCGAATCAGCAGGCGATTCCCGAACTTCATGCGCAAGCAACTGATGACGATGGCGCAGCGGCGACTCCCCGAGGGTTACGACGTCCAGAAGCACTTCGGTCCGCGGTACAACCCGTGGGACGAGCGACTGTGCCTGGCGCCCAACGGCGATCTGTTCAAGACGATCAAGAAGGGCAAGGCCGACGTCGTCACCGACACGATCGAGCGTTTCACCAAGACCGGCATCAGGCTGACGTCGGGGGACGAGCTGGAAGCCGACATCATCGTCACCGCAACGGGTTTGAACCTGCAGCTCTTCGGAGGCGCAGAGATCAGTCGCAACGGGGTGCCGATCGAGCTGAACGAGACCATGGCCTACAAGGGCACGATGTTGACGCACATGCCCAACATGGCGTTCACCATCGGCTACACGAACGCGTCATGGACATTGAAGGCCGACCTGGTGTCCGAGTTCTTCTGCCGGGTCATCAATTACATGGATGCCAAGGGTTTTGACACCGTCGAACCTCAGCATCCCGGAGACCGTGTCGACGAGGCTCCGCTGATGGACTTCACTCCCGGCTACGTGTTGCGCGCGTTGGATTACCTGCCCAAGTCCGGACACATCGCGCCGTGGCGTCTCAAGCAGAACTACTTGCTGGATCTGCGGCTGATCCGTCGCGGCAAGGTCGACGACGAGGCGCTGAAGTTCTCCAAACACCGTGCGCGGGTGACGGCCTCGGCCTAG
- a CDS encoding potassium/proton antiporter, which yields MTLEQLYLMLLAGGLVLLASIVATRAASRVGLPSLLLFLGVGVIVGEDGLGLQFDNYLLADHLGTVALAIILVEGGLTTRFSDVRKVLAPAGALATVGVGVSMAVTAAGAHLLLGIDWQLALLLGAVVSVTDAAAVFSVLRVVPLPRRVAGLLEAESGFNDAPAVILVLMFSVTPLELSAGHALIDIVYELVAGAAIGLGCGFLGSIALRHIALPASGLYPLATFGFGMVAFAAAGSAHASGFLAAYLAAVVLANTGLPHRAATRSFAEGLGWLAQIGLFVLLGLLVDPSDLGAELAAGIVIGLVLLLIARPVSVFVSLIWFRIPWREQVFISWAGLRGAVPIVLATFPIVGGVPDSIRILNIVFILVVVYTLVQGPSLHFLAHRLGLIPKEATRELQVEAAPLDVLDAELLTMTVQDPSRLHNVTVLELRLPDPSVITLIIRDGHTFVPQPDTRIAIGDELLIVTTTKTRAAAERRLRAVSRRGKLAHWFGEFGETE from the coding sequence ATGACCTTGGAGCAGCTGTATCTGATGCTGCTCGCCGGTGGGCTGGTGCTGTTGGCCAGCATCGTCGCCACCCGGGCGGCGAGCCGGGTCGGGCTGCCCAGCCTGCTGCTGTTCCTCGGCGTCGGGGTGATCGTCGGCGAGGACGGGCTCGGTCTGCAGTTCGACAACTACCTGCTCGCCGACCACCTCGGCACCGTCGCGCTGGCGATCATCCTCGTCGAAGGCGGTCTCACGACCCGGTTCTCCGACGTGCGCAAGGTGTTGGCGCCCGCCGGCGCATTGGCGACCGTCGGCGTCGGCGTCAGTATGGCGGTCACCGCCGCGGGAGCCCATCTGCTGCTCGGCATCGACTGGCAGTTGGCCCTGCTGCTGGGCGCCGTCGTGTCGGTCACCGACGCGGCCGCCGTGTTCTCGGTGTTGCGGGTAGTCCCGCTGCCCCGCCGCGTGGCGGGGCTCCTCGAGGCCGAGTCCGGTTTCAACGACGCCCCGGCCGTCATTCTCGTCCTGATGTTCAGCGTGACGCCGCTGGAACTGTCCGCCGGGCACGCGCTGATTGACATCGTCTACGAGTTGGTGGCGGGTGCGGCGATTGGGTTGGGCTGCGGATTTCTGGGCTCAATCGCGCTGCGCCACATCGCACTTCCCGCATCCGGGCTGTATCCGTTGGCGACCTTCGGTTTCGGCATGGTCGCGTTCGCCGCCGCCGGAAGCGCCCATGCCAGCGGATTCCTGGCCGCGTATCTGGCGGCTGTCGTGCTTGCCAACACCGGGCTGCCCCACCGCGCGGCTACGCGGTCGTTCGCCGAAGGGCTCGGCTGGCTGGCGCAGATCGGCCTGTTCGTCCTGCTCGGACTGCTCGTCGATCCCAGCGATCTGGGTGCCGAGTTGGCGGCGGGGATCGTCATCGGTCTCGTCCTGCTCCTGATCGCCAGGCCCGTGTCGGTGTTTGTCTCTTTGATCTGGTTCCGGATTCCGTGGCGCGAGCAGGTGTTCATCTCGTGGGCGGGTCTGCGCGGTGCGGTGCCGATCGTGCTCGCGACGTTCCCGATCGTCGGAGGCGTGCCGGACAGCATCCGCATCCTCAACATCGTGTTCATCCTGGTGGTGGTCTACACCCTGGTGCAGGGGCCGAGCCTGCACTTCCTCGCGCACCGTTTGGGTCTCATCCCGAAGGAAGCCACCCGTGAGCTCCAGGTCGAGGCGGCACCGCTGGATGTGCTCGACGCGGAGCTGCTGACGATGACCGTGCAGGATCCGTCCCGGCTGCACAACGTGACGGTCCTGGAGCTGCGGTTGCCCGACCCGAGCGTGATCACCTTGATCATCCGCGACGGCCACACGTTCGTCCCGCAGCCCGATACCCGCATCGCGATCGGCGACGAACTGCTGATCGTCACCACCACCAAGACCAGGGCCGCGGCCGAACGCCGGCTGCGCGCGGTGAGCCGACGGGGCAAGCTGGCGCACTGGTTCGGCGAATTCGGTGAAACCGAATAG
- a CDS encoding TIGR03086 family metal-binding protein: protein MIDMTSACRRTAQVLANVTDDQLGASTPCEKLPVEELVAHIGGLALAFTAAARKDFGPLTDTPPTFDGALEDDWRTVYPQRLSELATAFGEPDAWQGMSRAGGVDFPGDVAGMVALTEVVVHGWDLAKATGQPYDIDAATADAVVPHVAQFAAEEPVEGLFDRAVAVPDDAPVLDRIVGLTGRDPAWSGR, encoded by the coding sequence ATGATCGATATGACTTCAGCCTGCCGACGCACAGCCCAGGTGTTGGCGAACGTGACCGACGATCAGCTGGGCGCATCCACCCCGTGCGAGAAGCTGCCCGTCGAGGAACTGGTCGCGCACATCGGGGGCCTGGCGCTGGCGTTCACCGCGGCCGCGCGCAAGGACTTCGGACCACTGACCGACACACCGCCGACCTTCGACGGAGCGCTCGAGGATGACTGGCGCACCGTATACCCACAGCGCCTGTCGGAGCTGGCCACGGCATTCGGTGAACCCGATGCCTGGCAGGGCATGAGCCGGGCCGGCGGCGTCGACTTTCCCGGTGACGTGGCGGGGATGGTCGCTCTGACGGAGGTGGTGGTACACGGTTGGGATCTGGCCAAGGCCACCGGTCAGCCATATGACATCGACGCCGCCACGGCCGACGCGGTGGTGCCGCACGTCGCACAGTTCGCGGCGGAAGAGCCCGTCGAGGGGCTGTTCGACCGTGCAGTGGCCGTTCCCGACGATGCTCCGGTGCTGGACCGGATCGTCGGGCTGACGGGTCGTGACCCTGCGTGGAGTGGGCGCTGA